The following proteins are co-located in the Triticum aestivum cultivar Chinese Spring chromosome 1A, IWGSC CS RefSeq v2.1, whole genome shotgun sequence genome:
- the LOC123138703 gene encoding uncharacterized protein has product MGKKRAVAATTSTPVFPFPAAAGETEPPHHFSDYGFDPQLLRFSQLPDAKRHQQQQPPPQLEHARFKLQKPISKKHQHAQHNGKQRRRGWWSSAASAALLFFKRPSSKSSPAARAAGTAASSSCGAAAAFAPRPLYFADDGGDDDSTGCTCWSPAVRSGHLAAAELGISSVRVPYVSLRDVNLRGGAGGTGGAAPAMPIYLVT; this is encoded by the exons ATGGGGAAGAAGAGGGCGGTGGCCGCGACGACGAGCACGCCGGTCTTCCCGTTCCCGGCGGCCGCCGGCGAGACGGAGCCGCCGCACCACTTCAGCGACTACGGCTTCGACCCCCAGCTCCTCCGCTTCTCCCAGCTG CCCGACGCGAAGCGtcaccagcagcagcagccgccgccgcagctAGAGCACGCGCGGTTCAAGCTCCAGAAGCCCATCTCCAAGAAGCACCAGCACGCGCAGCACAATGGCAAGCAGCGCCGCCGCGGGTGGTGGAGCTCCGCGGCCTCTGCGGCGCTCCTCTTCTTCAAGCGCCCCTCGTCCAAGTCCAGCCCCGCCGCTCGGGCTGCCGGCACAGCCGCGTCGTCCTCCTGCGGTGCTGCTGCTGCGTTTGCCCCCCGGCCACTCTACTTCGCCGATGACGGAGGCGACGACGACTCCACGGGGTGCACGTGCTGGTCGCCGGCCGTGCGGTCCGGTCACCTGGCCGCCGCCGAGCTAGGCATTTCCTCGGTCCGAGTTCCGTATGTTAGTCTCAGGGACGTCAATCTCCGTGGTGGCGCCGGAGGAACTGGAGGGGCTGCTCCGGCGATGCCTATCTACCTCGTGACGTGA